The Eublepharis macularius isolate TG4126 chromosome 7, MPM_Emac_v1.0, whole genome shotgun sequence sequence TTTTAACTGTACAAATCTCACACggtataatccaccttgggtcccagtgagaaaggcaaactatgaatgccattaaataaatagataaataaataaataaataaataaatggagttGGAAATGATTACACCTAACTGGTTCCAACTGCCCTTTCATCCCAAACGGATGAACATCGAAGACGACCACCGGTGCTATTTGAGCTTCACTGGATAGACAGAGGGCTCTCTCGCCCCCAAACGCAAGCCTCTTTACCTGCCCAGTTGATGAACCTCTGGATGTGTTGGAGACGCCCTTCCACACTGCTCTGCATTCGCTCTATGCCAAACAGCACCAGACCCAGGCTCTGGTTCATCTTCTGCAGCTTCTCCATCAGCTCTTCATAATACAGAGCAGTTTGGTTCTGATAGGCGAGCAAGAGACCCAAATTGGtctctagaaagaaagaaaaaacgaGGAGGACAGAGTCAGGATAGCTCATCGGGTAAGCCAAGGGCTCAAGACACGGGAGAGCAAAATTcagccccttccttccctcttccgCATCATACCTAGTTTGGAGTAGACCTCGTGGGCTCGCTCTTGGACTTGGGTCAAATCCTGCAGGATGGCTTTGTGGCCCTCTTGCAGGTCCACATCTTGGTTGTCCAAATGCTTGCTTACgttttctgaggaaagaggacACACAGACGGCTCTTTGGATTTGCCAAACTCCCAGACtggtgttgcaccaatatagataaaagcacatgacaatactCAATAgcgagcaatactaggccaagcacttgtattctcAATGAACGTTCAGGCTTTGCATGAATCGTCTCTGTGTTTTTTTCTatgtaattctaacaggtgtgcttcaatcttttgacagttaattaaaatagtggactctatcgagatcaatgttcttctatcagagattcaaccaatggtgatctctcaacttaactttttctgacgcttctcagagatttatagttttgttttgcaagtttgagtataacgtaattttttactaattggaaggttatacaatagaaacgatgaatattcaatgaagcatcagaccaattatcgtttgtttgtgctatcatgtgaatagaccttagatATTTGCTTATGATGATgtataaatgtattgtcgaaggctttcacggccggagaacgatggttgttgtgggttttccgggctgtattgccgtggtcttggcattgtagttcctgacgtttcgccagcagctgtggctggcatcttcagaggtgtagcaccaaaagccagagatctctcagtgtcactctgtctctgtcttttggtgctacacctctgaagatgccagccacagctgctggtgaaatgtcaggaactacaatgccaagaccacggcaatacagcccggaaaacccacaacaaccatcgatgatGTATAAAGTTGTaaactcagatagaatggcagagctctgatggaagaaacctcttgagagaatttaggtgagaacttatttttacctatgcatttcatagaaactttgattatgttaaacttggaatttattaagaaatgttagcaaacttatttcttattgcctttctgtgttctgtttttataggatttatattaatagccatttatattttgattacttgcttcattaaaaaactagggtgtattttcaataaagtgaaataaactctagattggtgtctgtgtgtttgatggggagttgcaaagcaatattgaaccctatataaataaatgtactgataaacagctggttcaaaaaacttatctgtttgacaggtctgagaactaattgctgaaagcttttcaggagaaagatacatctttcttttggctagtagaagcttagtttcagacgcgggcaaaagctcgttacaatgGATATAAAACACCTGCAAGTCTCCTGCCTGTACACAGATTTTTGTGTATGCACAGGCTGCCACCTTGGCTTCTGCATCCGGTAAGTTCACTCTGCATGCAGAAAACTTTCCGTAGTACTATTTAGGGTAACACCAGCAGCTGCTGTCTGCCTTCTAGCTGCCGGCGGCTTTCTTTTTACTAGCTTAGCATGCTGTCTTTTCTTGAAGAAAAGAGTTAGAAAAAATGAACGCCTCTTTAAAACTGATGGTTTATGAATGATGGAGATTAGAGTGGGGGAAGGGAAGCCACAAATGTGTACACCACTAAACAGAGAGCCAGGGTAGAAATTCAAATGTTAGACTAGGGCTTGAGAGATTTGGGTTCAAGTTCCCATTCAGCCGTGCAGATTACTGGGCGCTcagcatgaaggaacattttaccatatgtggtggacatgtaaaaaagcaaaaaaaaattggatacACAATTATtagttcagaagattttaaagattaaaatacaatggaaatcagagattttttttgttgggaatggtGGATACTCAGTTGGAAAGAAATTGTGGATTCTTGTCTTTATATATGATTACGGCAACTAGTCTTATTGCATGCACAAGACTGGAAGAGTCCAACATTGCCTGCAATAGAGGAATGATTGAGAAAGGTtttgcaatgatggcaaaacttacttcattgattagagagaagacaaGAAATTCGTTTATTGTTTCATGGAAACCCCTTAtaaactttttgcatgaaatagacaataatgatttgGTGATTTGTAGATTTACAAAAATAAtaacagtagtagtagtaataatagtagtaataataatagtaataataataatagtgcttatataccactctttggATCTTGGACATTagggaaaaaagagagcttttatctctaacacagagtaagagaaaatGTGAAATGACCCTTATGTTTGTTTTTTCTCGTTTGTTTTGTCTGTATGTTTTGTTACTGCTTCGTTTGTTAGTTGACTTTTTAGACAATTTTTGTGCGATTGATTTTTGGTATTTTCTCTGTTTCACTACACAGAGCTGCTGTGCGGATGACATGCAGGGAGACCCAAGTACACTATCCTGTGCTCCTTGAAGTTTAGGATAAAAGCGTGCCAGAGAGACAGTAGCAGGCAAAGTAAGACGGACAGGGAGATTTCTCTGGTCCTCCCACCCCACATTTCTCCGGAACTGTTGCTTCATTAGAACATTGCCAGACCAGGGACTAATGCACCCCTCCCCATCACAGACAGAAGAGATATTCCCTCTCTaggaacttagggccaagctacacatgacgaatgacacatgaacggcaagtggattgagtggagggcaagtgaacagggagaaatacacttgccgttcaagtgtcattcgtcatgtgtagcttggcccatagatgcagaggagttagccgtgttagtctgtggtagcaaaatcaaaaagagtccagtagcacctttaagactaaccaattttattgtagcataagctttcgagaatctagTTCTCttcgactctttttgattttgcctctcTAGGAAGTTGTATAAAATAAAACTCTACTGCAGTTGTTGCTTATCCACACCTTTCCACTCCTCCCCCAACCTTGGCTGTCTCCTTCCCTCCTAGATTTGTAAGCTGCTCAGGGCAGGGACTTCTTGCACTCTCTTGGCACAAGGTAGGAAAATCAGACACCTCAAGACCTCACAGGACATGgatcccacctcccccccacaatTGGGAAGCAGGCTTTGTGATGCTGGGAGCCCCCTTGCTGCCATTCTCTCAACTCAGGAACCACTGGCAGGTTCAGGGTTAGTCCCATATAGCTGGTGGGAGAAAAGTTAGATTTCTTTTTCATTGGCTTTGACACAGGATAAGGCAATCTGTCCCCAAGGTTGGAGTCAGGGCAGCTGAATGGGAGTGCACCTGGGGGGGGGTGTATGCACATGTGCGTGCTTTGCAGAGCACTGGGGCTATCTCGGGACCCCCAGGACCCCCCCCCACCGGCATTGCCCTGGCAGGCGCTTCCAGCCCTCACCCATTCTCTTGGTGATGCCGTCAATCAGTTGCGCCACCTGCTGGTGCCCACTGGCAATCAGCGCCTTCTCCTCAGCCAGCCGGTCCAGGTTGCCGTGGATGGACTCTTCCATTTGGTCCTGGctgccttgcagcttggcttgtTGGGCCAGCAGCTCCTGCTGGCTGCTCGCCACATTCTGGAGGGACGCGGAAGTCAGCTCCTTCAACTCCGCCTGGCCGTTCTGTTGGGGAAGGAgagcactaagagccaagctacaagtgtcgcctgacacaggttggacacttgtcagcttccctcaagttttgatgggaaatgtcggcatcctggtcttgccgctgtaaaggagagccaagctgtgtcaggcgtcacttgtagcttggctcttagagaaacAGGGAAACAAGGAAAGGGCcccaggaaagaagaaaaagcaaaaagTATCAGGAGTGAACAGAGCAGCTAGGAGCCAGTTTATTATAGGgcatttctctttctttgaaaCATTTCTTTGTTCTGTAAAATGCTTGTCACGTATGACGCCAGAGATTGCAATgccatgttctgtcctgacaaAGGGACCCAGAGTTTCTAAGTACAAGATAAATCAAACCAAAAGTCTGGTTAGATAAACAAATGAACGCGAGTTTATGGTCTAAGCTCAAGAGACAGTAAAGTCAAGTGGTTTATCTCTACCCTTATATCAGTTGTTTGTCAAAGTTCCTTTGTCTGCAAAAAGTATATATTGTGTTCTGAAAATGCATTCAGGTATCTCAGTATCTTTCCAGGTAACCATATGCTGGTTTAAAGACGCTCGCCCACAGTCCAAGGATACAGCCCACAGGGGTATCCTTGTTCCTCCATGTATTTTTGGTTATCCTGAGCTTGCTCGTGTTCTTAGATAAAAGGTTCTTCACAGATCACTGTTTTCAGGTTCTTAAAACTGCCACCACAGTGGAGAGAAGATGACGGAGGCTGGGAAGAGGAAAGAAGCAGAAGGAAAGGGTGGGGCCCAGGAAAGGAAGTTTTAAAGGCCAAGAGGGAAATAGGAAAGGGCCGAGAGTCCTCTGTCCCTTCCAGAAGTCCAGTAGAGAGGCTGCAAGAAGGCTTCCTGTGCTACTCAGGCCCTGATCCACCAACTTGTTTTTCCACCCATGTTTCCAGCAATAATACCCACTACTCATCCCTAAATTGATCTAAACTGCACCATGCAGGACATCATCTGAAGGCAGAATTCTGCAACTCAGAACACATGCCTATAGTAACCGCTTGCTCAAAAAAATGCAACCCTTTTTCAGTTGCAGAATTCTGATCTGGGGCAGAATTTGCATAGCTATGCTTGTCACTCCATCAGCCACAGCCAAGGAGAAGAGGTCCACATGCCACACTGGAGGAACGTGGTTTTGCAAGAGCTACATCTGAGATACTTGAAGCTCATGCGCTTCAGTCCCTGCAGTGCAGACCTTAAGTATCTTCATAGCTTCCAGCTGGCTGACGGCGGTGGAGACCAGAGTGTTAACCGTGTGCTCCGTCTGGCGCTTGAACTGCATCTGGCGAGTCGTGTAGCAGACAGCACGGGCTCGGTTGCTCACAATATGGTAGGCATTCCAAGTGTCTGGGTCCATCTCTGTTGTGCATTCTGCCAGGGTCTGTTAGAGGGGAAAATAAGCAAAGGATTTAAATGTGTGTGCCCTGCATTACAACAGAGATGCCAAAATGCAGCTGTTTTCCATTTACACTGTCCCGGCCTTGAAAGTTAGGATGCCATATGGCAAAGGTCCCCAACCTTGTTAAACCCCTGGacattttgggatttttttgaGGATAGATATTGGGCAGtgcaagaaaatggctgccctggcaGGGCTGGGTCCAGCCACAAGATGTTGGTAAGTTCCCCAGTGGAGGCATCTGTTTTAAGAACAGTGCTCTCTGCAGACACAGAAAAAATGCGTCTTGGGctcaccttttatttatttatttttttaaaatattattattcaatttttagtctgccctccccatgagcgggctTAGGGCAGGTTACATCAAGTgagaatacaatttaaaaccaaagtAACAGCTTCAGaatttaaaaccaacaataaCATCATTTCAGTTCATCAATACAACTTAAACATTTCCAGCTACAATTCCCAAGATTGGTCCAAGTCCAACATCCCTTCCTGTTGAAGGACCACCTAGTCCAGTGAATGGGAGaaaggtcaggaagcaattttttccaggccaatttggccagggatcctggaggtgttttgccaatttctgggcatggagcagggggtcactggtgtgtgtgtggggggcggtagctgtgaatttctagcattgtgcaaggggttggactagatgaccctggaggtcatGATGAGTCTATGACTGACTTGGCTTTAGCTAAAAAAGTCCTttgaggaagaagcaagtggcactggagagtgccatcaagtcatagccgactttTGGCAAcacctgctggagttttcaaggcaagagactaacagcggtagtttgccattgcccgcctctgcatagtgaccctggtcttccttggtagtctcccatccagttacagACTGAGGCcactcctgcttagcttccaggatctgatgagatagggcttgcctggggaagaagcaagcaggtgccaggaaagacaTCAGTAGGCTCCATAATGCCCAAGGGCACCACGTTGAAGACCACTGCTATATGGGCAGCCAAAGCTGCCTTGCCACAAGGAACAGTTAAGAATGACAAAAGACACATGACAGTTTAGAGTGTTTCACGTGTTGCAGGCACCCGTCCTGGCTTGTATATTTACTGATATTCTTCCCCTTTCCACACTGACACTCTAATGAGGTCCTCGCACTGAAATATCTACCCAGCTGAGCTCAAGGATTTCAGGTCAGCAGGTAATGGCAAAGACCTTTCTCAGGCCAAGAGCCTGAAGAACCTCTATTAGCAAGGTGAGACGAGGTGAAACTAGCTGGGCCAGGCGTACAACCGGGTATGAAGCAACTTCATATGTGCAGATAGATCCAAGCAACCTTCATCTGGTGCTCTACTCACCATGCCCGATGTGCATAGGAAAGTCCGGCGGCCTTCAATGCTAGCCTGACAGTTGAACAGGGACACACTCAGTTTTGCCAGCTCCTCTTCGGACAGGTCTGCGCAAGAGGATTGTAGCTGTGAAATGACCTAACGGCAAAAAAACAGGACAGCGTTTGGAGAACAAGTCTCTGATTTCCCACAATAAGTCTTGAGTGTAAAAGGAGCTTTAAGGTTATTGAAGTAATccaaaactcttttaatttgtttgtctgtttgtttgcagttcgcctttctcactgagactcaaggcagattacagtgtgcGATTATTGCaattagtatcaaggacaatttcataagcaatgcaatagggtacataaacacaagtttacaaagacagagcattagcaagaatccttGTTCCCTAGCAAGACAACTAAAGATGCCCCAAAGATCAGACTTGTTTTCTTCGTTTATTCATAAGCCCTGAGAAGATTATGGGTGGAGCATAAAGTGTAACACATACTCAGTTTCCTTTAATAGGTACTAGTTACTTGCAATGTAATTTGTTTGTTAAGATTTGGGCAAAATTGTCATGAATTAAAGTTTCCATCCCTTTTCACACTGCCTCTGTGCACCAAAAATAGAAGAATACCACTCTAGACAGCAGAGAAGGAAAGAATTTTGGGAGATCCACTCATCTTTCTGTTAAACGTGCTCTCCGTGCAGGGCGTATGCACCTATTTTATCAAGGAGAGGTGTTAAAGGATTTTTTAGATCTCTTTCCAAAAATTCCATTGTGAGCATACATCCAAGCTAAAAGCACACAGACTCTAAGGTATCCTTGCTCTAGTGTCACAATTCTTCTCTCCTGAGGTAGCCTGCAGGTCAGCTAGGTCTCAAGTAGGCGAGAAGGGTCACTGAGCTAAGTACAAACATTTTCTTGTTAGGATTAAGATTTAACTTTGAATGAGTTTCTTCCCAGAAGTATAACAGAATTATGGCTCCAGCTTTTCagatgtttgtataattcatttgtcatTTAAGCTTGTTGGATACCATGctttctaataacaacaacaacattcgatttatacaccgctcttcaggacaacttaatgcccactcagagcggtttacaaagtatgtcattattatccccacaacatacaccctgtgaggtgagtggggctgagagagttccgagagagctgtgactagcccaaggtcacccagctggctacaagtggaggagtagggaatcaaacccggctttccagattagagtcccgctgctcttaaccactacaccaaactggctctggcgTTCTGGGAAATGCATCATTTTGCAtcattctcttttttaaatataatttttattttattaatagaattaaaggcccaataaaaagggcagaaagcaaagaaaaaagaaagtaaaagaaGCTTACAAGAGAGAAGATAAGAAAACAGAACTtagaaatagaagaaaacaataatacatatttcattccCATTCATCTTTACAACACTTATTTTAGCAAACATCGTACTTAAAATTTAATCTGTCCAAAAAAATTTTTCCCACTAttgcctcccttctatttatttcccTCCCCAGATTTATCGCCTTAAAGATCAAAACCAGTAATCATCAAATCAGTATTCCTATTTTCACGCAAAAAGTCAGTAAGAGAATTCCCATTAGCCAAAGAAGTAGACAATGCTTTATCTGTGATCAAATTTGTAAGTTTAGCCACCTCTGCTAAttccatcattttcataatccagtcctcaactgaaggcaattctgtacttttccatttttgtgcatacaaaagctTGGctgctaaatatatatatatttatatataaataaatatatatataaataaatatatataaatatatatataaataaatatatatatatataaataaaaaataaaatcctgtgccgattttccaactgtttgtccattaattcCATCATTCTGAAGGAGTGTGTGTATTAACCTTTtcaatcttttattctgtaaacaattagcaattTTTCTGTAAGTGATTAGTGTtaaggtatataagattctctgatgtaactggtctttatTCATATGATCCAGAGAGAGGCAATATGCATCTGAGTTCTATTTGCAAACAATAAAACCCATATTTTCTTGTATCACTTTGGTGTCTtgaatatatttgggtaagtgaTAGTAGGTGAACATAATTTGTAGCAGAGTACTATTAAAAAATTCCCCTGTCCGGAGGCAAACCTCGTAGTGACAGGAATCCAAAGGTGAAAGGTCCAAATGCCGAGCTTCCGCTAAGAACCTGTCGTCCCCCGTGGTCATCTCAAAAGGGACAGGTGATAGATTTCCTGGGTCTGGAGCAGCTGCTTGGGGAGTGGGGTGGTTTTCTGGGGATGCTCTTCGGGTCAGCCAGCCGAAAAACCCGACGGAGGGCTCCGAGatcagaagcaaaacaaacagcAGAAAGCAGGGCCAGCGAAGAAGGGGCAGCATTTCCTGAGGGTTTCCTGTGAGAAGGAAACGAAGGGACTTTAGAGGGCTGGGGCCACTCGTATGCCTCATCCAGCCCCAAATGTACCCACCGTCTCAGACGCGTGGATTCTGTTATCTTGCTCACAAGGAAAACTGTCTCAGATACAGCTCCTAACTCTCCTGGCACTgaataatacatttatttattatttatttaatttgatttctattctgctctctccgccagtgggctcagagcggatgacaacattttaaaatatacaataaatagaataaaatctaGCAGCagtataaacattaaaacacatcaattATAAAACAGCCACACACATTTTGCCCTACCCCTTCAAACTAAATAACCTGCAGGGTGGGTGGCCAGTCATAAATGTTTACAGAGCCTGAGGGGGGCATATACTCCCCCCATGTCAGGAGGCCGACGTGATATCTTAGGTGGTCCGTTcgcctcaaccaccaaatgcctggtggaacatctctgtcttgtagGTCCgacagaaggataacaaatccgaaTGGGCCCACATTGACTcagtcagagagttccaccaggttggggccagggc is a genomic window containing:
- the LOC129334019 gene encoding protein brambleberry-like, with amino-acid sequence MSPATASPATALLAPFTPFPTERNATQSGRAPPRGTANGNPQEMLPLLRWPCFLLFVLLLISEPSVGFFGWLTRRASPENHPTPQAAAPDPGNLSPVPFEMTTGDDRFLAEARHLDLSPLDSCHYEVISQLQSSCADLSEEELAKLSVSLFNCQASIEGRRTFLCTSGMTLAECTTEMDPDTWNAYHIVSNRARAVCYTTRQMQFKRQTEHTVNTLVSTAVSQLEAMKILKNGQAELKELTSASLQNVASSQQELLAQQAKLQGSQDQMEESIHGNLDRLAEEKALIASGHQQVAQLIDGITKRMENVSKHLDNQDVDLQEGHKAILQDLTQVQERAHEVYSKLETNLGLLLAYQNQTALYYEELMEKLQKMNQSLGLVLFGIERMQSSVEGRLQHIQRFINWAGFSLSSIYICVLHGSYFLLAAFVMTFLQIPGLPRALLLVLVVANALSELNQAASLGFKSLTSLLVLAVTGNWLLEKACCCALQGRLQKTGLMFFPQRALEYITTRVELKVAGSSRTTSTPDRNCDVGLLEEELEKLEEMSCVSGQDHLGRDSPAKGDLLLDEATVLHPAGWASPQGHSLHPMKLRRFSLIHSTRHEIQLFNVSKDAVPGSHPDWTAVPEKGCPRPRETLCFLDFGKEEIKAEVPFLTLLFEDF